A region of Arabidopsis thaliana chromosome 5, partial sequence DNA encodes the following proteins:
- a CDS encoding 2-oxoglutarate (2OG) and Fe(II)-dependent oxygenase superfamily protein (2-oxoglutarate (2OG) and Fe(II)-dependent oxygenase superfamily protein; FUNCTIONS IN: oxidoreductase activity, acting on paired donors, with incorporation or reduction of molecular oxygen, 2-oxoglutarate as one donor, and incorporation of one atom each of oxygen into both donors, oxidoreductase activity; INVOLVED IN: flavonoid biosynthetic process; LOCATED IN: cellular_component unknown; EXPRESSED IN: root; CONTAINS InterPro DOMAIN/s: Oxoglutarate/iron-dependent oxygenase (InterPro:IPR005123); BEST Arabidopsis thaliana protein match is: 2-oxoglutarate (2OG) and Fe(II)-dependent oxygenase superfamily protein (TAIR:AT5G20400.1); Has 8232 Blast hits to 8180 proteins in 972 species: Archae - 0; Bacteria - 1026; Metazoa - 116; Fungi - 913; Plants - 4913; Viruses - 0; Other Eukaryotes - 1264 (source: NCBI BLink).), protein MEKPKFKTVQEVVAAGEGIPERYLQPPAVDDNGQHLNAAVPVMDIPAIDLSLLLSPSDDGREELSKLHSALSTWGVVQVINHGITKALLDKIYKLTKEFCALPSEEKQKYAREIGSIQGYGNDMILWDDQVLDWIDRLYITTYPEDQRQLKFWPDVPVGFRETLHEYTMKQHLVFNQVFKAMAISLELEENCFLDMCGENATMDTRFNMYPPCPRPDKVIGVRPHADKSAFTLLLPDKNVEGLQFLKDGKWYKAPVVASDTILINVGDQMEIMSNGIYKSPVHRVVTNTEKERISVATFCIPGADKEIQPVDGLVSEARPRLYKPVKNYVDLLNKYYIQGQRPIAASLI, encoded by the exons ATGGAGAAGCCAAAGTTCAAGACTGTCCAAGAGGTGGTTGCAGCAGGCGAAGGAATACCGGAGAGATACCTCCAACCACCAGCCGTCGACGACAATGGTCAACATCTTAACGCTGCCGTGCCGGTGATGGATATTCCGGCCATCGATTTGAGTCTTCTCCTCTCTCCTTCTGATGACGGTCGAGAAGAGTTGAGTAAACTTCACTCGGCACTCTCTACATGGGGAGTTGTTCAG GTGATAAATCATGGAATTACAAAAGCGTTGCTCGACAAGATTTACAAGCTAACCAAGGAGTTCTGTGCACTTCCGTccgaagagaaacaaaagtacGCGAGAGAGATTGGTAGTATCCAAGGATATGGTAACGATATGATTCTGTGGGATGATCAAGTTCTTGATTGGATCGACCGTTTGTATATCACTACTTACCCTGAAGATCAGAGACAACTTAAGTTCTGGCCTGATGTCCCTGTCGGATTCAG GGAAACTTTACATGAATACACAATGAAGCAACATCTAGTGTTTAATCAAGTCTTTAAAGCGATGGCTATATCGTTGGAATTGGAAGAGAATTGCTTTCTAGACATGTGTGGAGAAAATGCTACGATGGATACAAGATTCAACATGTATCCTCCATGTCCGAGGCCGGACAAGGTTATTGGCGTTAGACCGCACGCTGATAAGTCGGCTTTCACTCTTCTCTTGCCTGACAAAAATGTCGAAGGGCTTCAGTTCCTTAAAGATGGGAAGTGGTATAAAGCTCCAGTTGTCGCTTCAGATACAATTCTGATCAATGTTGGAGATCAGATGGAG ATAATGAGCAATGGGATATACAAGAGCCCGGTTCATAGAGTGGTGACTaatacagaaaaagaaaggatatCTGTGGCAACGTTTTGCATTCCAGGTGCAGACAAAGAGATTCAGCCTGTTGATGGGCTTGTGTCTGAGGCAAGACCAAGATTGTATAAGCCAGTAAAAAACTATGTGGACCTCTTAAACAAGTACTATATACAGGGTCAAAGACCAATTGCAGCGTCATTGATCTGA
- the AL5 gene encoding alfin-like 5, with protein MCFEKQNLCLYGFPNEVWEVNLPAEEVPPELPEPALGINFARDGMQERNWLSLVAVHSDAWLLSVSFYFGSRFGFDRADRKRLFSMINEVPTVYEVVTGNAEKQTKEMPSSANQNGNRSKSNSKMRGLESKSSKTIHAKDEEEGLELEEGEEEEDEDEDEHGETLCGACGDNYASDEFWICCDMCEKWFHGECVKITPARAEHIKHYKCPTCSNKRARP; from the exons ATGTGTTTTG AGAAGCAGAATCTCTGCTTGTATGGATTCCCAAATGAAGTGTGGGAAGTTAACTTACCAGCTGAAGAAGTGCCTCCTGAGCTTCCCGAACCTGCACTCGGCATTAACTTTGCCAGAGATGGGATGCAGGAAAGAAACTGGCTTTCTCTCGTTGCTGTCCACAGTGATGCGTGGTTACTTTCtgtgtctttttactttggttCAAGATTTGGTTTCGATAGAGCTGACAG GAAGCGCTTGTTTAGTATGATAAATGAGGTTCCTACTGTATATGAAGTTGTAACTGGAAATGCAGAGAAGCAAACAAAGGAAATGCCCTCTTCAGCAAATCAAAATGGCAACAGATCCAagtcaaattcaaaaatg AGAGGTTTAGAAAGTAAAAGTTCAAAGACGATACATGCCAaggatgaggaagaaggaTTAGAGTTAGAAGAaggggaagaggaagaggatgaggatgaagacGAACACGGTGAAACCCTATGTGGAGCATGTGGAGATAACTATGCTTCTGATGAATTCTGGATTTGCTGTGACATGTGCGAGAAATGGTTCCACGGGGAGTGTGTGAAGATCACTCCAGCTAGAGCGGAGCATATCAAGCATTACAAGTGCCCTACTTGCAGCAACAAAAGAGCACGACCCTAG
- the BRXL4 gene encoding BREVIS RADIX-like 4 (BREVIS RADIX-like 4 (BRXL4); CONTAINS InterPro DOMAIN/s: Disease resistance/zinc finger/chromosome condensation-like region (InterPro:IPR013591); BEST Arabidopsis thaliana protein match is: DZC (Disease resistance/zinc finger/chromosome condensation-like region) domain containing protein (TAIR:AT3G14000.2); Has 719 Blast hits to 410 proteins in 29 species: Archae - 0; Bacteria - 0; Metazoa - 0; Fungi - 4; Plants - 715; Viruses - 0; Other Eukaryotes - 0 (source: NCBI BLink).) yields MLTCIARSKRAGDESSGQPDDPDSKNAKSLTSQLKDMALKASGAYRHCTPCTAAQGQGQGQGPIKNNPSSSSVKSDFESDQRFKMLYGRSNSSITATAAVAATQQQQPRVWGKEMEARLKGISSGEATPKSASGRNRVDPIVFVEEKEPKEWVAQVEPGVLITFVSLPGGGNDLKRIRFSRDMFNKLQAQRWWADNYDKVMELYNVQKLSRQAFPLPTPPRSEDENAKVEYHPEDTPATPPLNKERLPRTIHRPPGLAAYSSSDSLDHNSMQSQQFYDSGLLNSTPKVSSISVAKTETSSIDASIRSSSSRDADRSEEMSVSNASDVDNEWVEQDEPGVYITIKVLPGGKRELRRVRFSRERFGEMHARLWWEENRARIHEQYL; encoded by the exons ATGCTGACGTGTATAGCTCGTTCGAAGCGAGCAGGCGATGAATCCTCCGGTCAACCAGACGATCCAGATTCTAAAAACGCCAAATCTCTAACATCTCAG CTCAAAGATATGGCTCTGAAAGCATCAGGAGCTTACCGGCATTGTACGCCGTGTACGGCGGCACAAGGTCAGGGACAAGGACAAGGTCCGATCAAGAACAATCCGTCGTCGTCGTCGGTAAAGTCGGATTTCGAATCGGATCAACGGTTTAAAATGCTTTACGGAAGATCAAACAGTTCGATTACAGCTACGGCGGCGGTGGCGGCGACGCAACAACAACAGCCTAGGGTTTGGGGAAAGGAGATGGAAGCGAGACTAAAAGGGATTTCGAGCGGCGAAGCGACTCCGAAATCGGCGAGTGGGAGAAACCGGGTCGACCCGATTGTGTTTGTGGAGGAGAAAGAGCCTAAAGAATGGGTTGCTCAGGTTGAGCCCGGAGTTCTCATAACCTTCGTTTCTCTTCCCGGCGGTGGTAATGATCTCAAGCGGATACGTTTCAG CCGAGACATGTTCAACAAGTTACAAGCTCAACGATGGTGGGCAGATAACTATGACAAAGTAATGGAACTTTACAATGTTCAAAAACTAAGCCGCCAAGCTTTCCCGCTTCCCACCCCGCCTAGATCCGAAGACGAG AATGCAAAAGTGGAGTACCATCCAGAAGACACTCCTGCAACACCGCCTCTAAACAAAGAACGGTTGCCTCGTACTATCCATCGTCCACCTGGATTGGCTGCTTACTCATCCTCAGATTCACTCGACCATAATTCAATGCAGAGCCAGCAGTTCTATGACTCTGGTCTACTCAACTCAACTCCTAAAGTTTCAAGCATCAGTGTAGCCAAGACAGAAACTTCTTCCATAGATGCTTCCATAAGAAGCAGCTCGTCGAGAGATGCAGACCGGTCAGAGGAAATGTCGGTAAGCAATGCGAGTGATGTTGACAACGAATGGGTGGAGCAAGATGAGCCTGGCGTTTATATCACCATTAAAGTTTTACCAGGTGGGAAAAGAGAGCTTCGAAGAGTCAGATTCAG CCGAGAGAGATTCGGGGAGATGCACGCGAGATTATGGTGGGAAGAGAACAGGGCAAGGATACATGAACAATACTTGTGA
- the AL5 gene encoding alfin-like 5 (alfin-like 5 (AL5); CONTAINS InterPro DOMAIN/s: Zinc finger, PHD-type, conserved site (InterPro:IPR019786), Protein of unknown function DUF3594 (InterPro:IPR021998), Zinc finger, PHD-type (InterPro:IPR001965), Zinc finger, FYVE/PHD-type (InterPro:IPR011011), Zinc finger, PHD-finger (InterPro:IPR019787); BEST Arabidopsis thaliana protein match is: alfin-like 3 (TAIR:AT3G42790.1); Has 1720 Blast hits to 1673 proteins in 197 species: Archae - 0; Bacteria - 0; Metazoa - 749; Fungi - 331; Plants - 537; Viruses - 0; Other Eukaryotes - 103 (source: NCBI BLink).) codes for MEGGTAHYSPRTVEEVFRDFKGRRAGIIQALTTDVEDFFQQCDPEKQNLCLYGFPNEVWEVNLPAEEVPPELPEPALGINFARDGMQERNWLSLVAVHSDAWLLSVSFYFGSRFGFDRADRKRLFSMINEVPTVYEVVTGNAEKQTKEMPSSANQNGNRSKSNSKMRGLESKSSKTIHAKDEEEGLELEEGEEEEDEDEDEHGETLCGACGDNYASDEFWICCDMCEKWFHGECVKITPARAEHIKHYKCPTCSNKRARP; via the exons ATGGAAGGAGGAACTGCGCACTACAGCCCTCGAACTGTCGAAGAAGTCTTTCGAGATTTTAAGGGCCGTCGAGCTGGCATCATCCAAGCTCTCACCACTg atgTGGAAGATTTTTTCCAGCAATGCGACCCTG AGAAGCAGAATCTCTGCTTGTATGGATTCCCAAATGAAGTGTGGGAAGTTAACTTACCAGCTGAAGAAGTGCCTCCTGAGCTTCCCGAACCTGCACTCGGCATTAACTTTGCCAGAGATGGGATGCAGGAAAGAAACTGGCTTTCTCTCGTTGCTGTCCACAGTGATGCGTGGTTACTTTCtgtgtctttttactttggttCAAGATTTGGTTTCGATAGAGCTGACAG GAAGCGCTTGTTTAGTATGATAAATGAGGTTCCTACTGTATATGAAGTTGTAACTGGAAATGCAGAGAAGCAAACAAAGGAAATGCCCTCTTCAGCAAATCAAAATGGCAACAGATCCAagtcaaattcaaaaatg AGAGGTTTAGAAAGTAAAAGTTCAAAGACGATACATGCCAaggatgaggaagaaggaTTAGAGTTAGAAGAaggggaagaggaagaggatgaggatgaagacGAACACGGTGAAACCCTATGTGGAGCATGTGGAGATAACTATGCTTCTGATGAATTCTGGATTTGCTGTGACATGTGCGAGAAATGGTTCCACGGGGAGTGTGTGAAGATCACTCCAGCTAGAGCGGAGCATATCAAGCATTACAAGTGCCCTACTTGCAGCAACAAAAGAGCACGACCCTAG
- the AL5 gene encoding alfin-like 5 yields the protein MEGGTAHYSPRTVEEVFRDFKGRRAGIIQALTTDVEDFFQQCDPEKQNLCLYGFPNEVWEVNLPAEEVPPELPEPALGINFARDGMQERNWLSLVAVHSDAWLLSVSFYFGSRFGFDRADRKRLFSMINEVPTVYEVVTGNAEKQTKEMPSSANQNGNRSKSNSKMVSLMLSFNKIQNINYELRTNQILY from the exons ATGGAAGGAGGAACTGCGCACTACAGCCCTCGAACTGTCGAAGAAGTCTTTCGAGATTTTAAGGGCCGTCGAGCTGGCATCATCCAAGCTCTCACCACTg atgTGGAAGATTTTTTCCAGCAATGCGACCCTG AGAAGCAGAATCTCTGCTTGTATGGATTCCCAAATGAAGTGTGGGAAGTTAACTTACCAGCTGAAGAAGTGCCTCCTGAGCTTCCCGAACCTGCACTCGGCATTAACTTTGCCAGAGATGGGATGCAGGAAAGAAACTGGCTTTCTCTCGTTGCTGTCCACAGTGATGCGTGGTTACTTTCtgtgtctttttactttggttCAAGATTTGGTTTCGATAGAGCTGACAG GAAGCGCTTGTTTAGTATGATAAATGAGGTTCCTACTGTATATGAAGTTGTAACTGGAAATGCAGAGAAGCAAACAAAGGAAATGCCCTCTTCAGCAAATCAAAATGGCAACAGATCCAagtcaaattcaaaaatgGTAAGTCTCATGCTCTCCTTTAATAAGATACAGAACATTAATTATGAACTaagaacaaaccaaatccTTTATTAA
- the WAV2 gene encoding alpha/beta-Hydrolases superfamily protein (WAVY GROWTH 2 (WAV2); FUNCTIONS IN: serine-type peptidase activity; INVOLVED IN: root development; LOCATED IN: organelle inner membrane, endoplasmic reticulum, plasma membrane; EXPRESSED IN: 28 plant structures; EXPRESSED DURING: 16 growth stages; CONTAINS InterPro DOMAIN/s: Peptidase S9, prolyl oligopeptidase, catalytic domain (InterPro:IPR001375); BEST Arabidopsis thaliana protein match is: alpha/beta-Hydrolases superfamily protein (TAIR:AT1G13610.1); Has 30201 Blast hits to 17322 proteins in 780 species: Archae - 12; Bacteria - 1396; Metazoa - 17338; Fungi - 3422; Plants - 5037; Viruses - 0; Other Eukaryotes - 2996 (source: NCBI BLink).), producing the protein MVTYVSALFYGFGGIVVAGVALLVAFQEKLVYVPVLPGLSKSYPITPARLNLIYEDIWLQSSDGVRLHAWFIKMFPECRGPTILFFQENAGNIAHRLEMVRIMIQKLKCNVFMLSYRGYGASEGYPSQQGIIKDAQAALDHLSGRTDIDTSRIVVFGRSLGGAVGAVLTKNNPDKVSALILENTFTSILDMAGVLLPFLKWFIGGSGTKSLKLLNFVVRSPWKTIDAIAEIKQPVLFLSGLQDEMVPPFHMKMLYAKAAARNPQCTFVEFPSGMHMDTWLSGGEVYWKTNLQFLEKYAPEKRKEDTGR; encoded by the exons ATGGTGACGTACGTGAGCGCGTTGTTCTACGGATTCGGAGGGATAGTCGTCGCCGGAGTGGCGCTGCTCGTGGCTTTCCAGGAGAAGCTTGTGTACGTCCCAGTGCTTCCGGGTTTAAGCAAGTCTTATCCGATCACTCCCGCTAGGCTCAATCTCATCTACGAAGATATTTGGCTTCAATCATCCGATGGTGTACGTCTCCACGCTTGGTTCATCAAGATGTTCCCTGAATGTCGAG GTCcaaccattttatttttccaggAGAACGCTGGAA ACATCGCTCATCGTCTGGAGATGGTTCGCATCATGATACAAAAATTGAAGTGCAATGTATTCATGCTTTCATATCGCGG CTATGGGGCAAGTGAAGGCTATCCTTCACAACAAGGTATCATAAAAGATGCTCAG gCTGCATTGGATCACCTTTCTGGAAGGACTGACATTGATACATCTAGAATAGTTGTATTTGGAAGGTCCCTTGGGGGAGCTGTTGGAGCTGTGCTTACCAAAAACAATCCAGATAAG GTATCTGCATTGATTCTGGAAAATACTTTCACATCCATTCTTGATATGGCTGGCGTTTTGCTGCCGTTCTTGAAGTGGTTTATTGGAGGAAGTGGTACGAAAAGCCTGAAGcttcttaattttgttgtacGTTCTCCCTGGAAAACAATTGATGCTATTGCTGAG ATCAAACAACCAGTGCTTTTCCTCTCTGGACTGCAAGATGAGATGGTCCCTCCATTTCACATGAAAATGCTGTATGCGAAAGCGGCTGCCCGTAACCCTCAGTGCACATTTGTGGAGTTTCCAAGTGGGATGCATATGGATACATGGCTGTCTGGTGGTGAAGTTTACTGGAAAACAAACTTGCAATTTCTCGAAAAGTATGCGCctgagaaaaggaaagaagataCAG GAAGGTAA